The window TGATGGACAAGCCGAGCGTAGTGCTGGTCAGCGTCACTGGCGTGGGGCTGGGTGGGTCGGTGTGGGCAGGCACCAGCAAGGGAACCGGTGGAATCTGCCCTGCTGGGAAACCGGGTACGGGCACCACGTCAATCGATGAGGCTTCCGCTGTCAGCGTGGCCGGTGGCGTTTGCGGGCGGCCATCTGTGGTGAACTGATAGCCCTGGCGGTTGATGCCGCCGCCAGCTGCGATGGCCGTGCCCTGTGCGCTGCTCAATAAGGGCTCGGTCGGGACTGGATTCATGCCGAAGTCGATCCGGATCACCAGCCCGATATTGCAGGACTGCCCTGGTTGCAGGTCGAAAGCGCCACTCAGAAGCGCACTGTCAGCCAAGCCGTCATATACAGCGTTGCCCTGGCAGGCATCAGTCTGGCTGCCATTGGTCACGGCCAGACTGCCAGGACGGAGCTGGATGCCGCCGCCACCATTCGCCGGTAATGCTGCAGCAAAGGTCGAGGTGAAATTGTCATTGAGCTGTACACGGGCCGCAGTCACATTGCCGGTATTGGCAATCACCAGCCGATAAGGGATGTCGAACACCTTGCCGCCTGCATGGCTGGGTGTGCCAGCGCGATTCAGTACGGTCAACTCGGGTTTGGCAACCGGTGTCGTGACAGTGCAGCTGGCGCAAGTGCCAGCGCTGGTCGTGACCACATTGGTCAATTGTGTCTGCACAGCATTCAGCGGGTTGGGGACTTGCACGGTGAATGTTTTCACCAGTGTCTGCCCCGCAGGTGCCGTCACCTGTTGGGTGCAACTGCCGCCGCTCGCAGCGCATCCGCCAGACCAGCCTTCTTGCGTGCCGATATAGCGGCTGCCCGCTGGGGTGGTTTCCGTCAACACGGTCGAGACAGCGCCTTGCCCGGTCGTTTCCGTCACATTGATCTGATAGGTCAGTGTATCGCCCGGTTTGATCTGATAGTTGGCAGGCACCGGGTTGCCATTCACGCTACCGAGCGCTTTGGTGACAGAGGGGTTGCCGCCAGGCACGGCGGCAGTCGTCTTGGCACACAGATTGTCTTTCGAGACATTGTGACTGCCGACATTGGGTGCTGGATTGTCACAGTCCGCAGTGCGCGGGTCGCCCCCCGTGCTGGTGGCCACCACGGTATTGGTGATGTTGCCACTGAGTGTGCTGTCGGCTTTCACCGTGTAACGGATGCTCAGTGTGTCACCTGCTGCCAGTTGCGGGGTACCTGTGCAGGTCACGACCTGCCCGTTGGCTGTGCAGCTGAGTGGTGAGCCGGTCTCCTGCCCCGTAAACCGTAGACCGGTCGGCAGCGTATCGGTCAATGCCACCAAGCCGTTTGTGCTGGTGCCGCCGACATTGGTGAGTGTCAGTTGATAACTGGCGGTGGCACCGGCAGTCATGGTGACGGGCCCGGTCTTCGTGACGCGCAGTGTCGGTGGGCCAGCCTGGGCATTGGTAAAGGTGCAGGCAATGGCTGCGCCACCGGCGGTGGCTGCCGCATCCAACGTGACGCTGCCGTTGGCGAGGTCAGGTGTGGCCTTACCGCCAGTGCCCATGCCAGTACAGCTGATATCGGTCAGGCGGTAATCGGTTGGCACGGTTTGCTTGATGGTGGTGCTGGCTCCGATGGTGCTCAGCATTTGAGGACTACTGCTGACAGGTACCGCCGACGCGGTAGTGGCGTTGGTCAGATCGGCCAGGCCATTGGTGCCGGTGTAGGCAAAGCGGTTGGTTCCTCCCAGGCTGATGGTCTGGATGGTGACTGTCGGCACTTTGGTATTGGTGAAGGTGCAGGCAATGGCGGCACCGCTGACGGTGGCTGTTGCATCCAGAACCACTTTGCCGCCATTGAGATCAGGTGTGGCAGTGCCCCCTGTGCCCAACCCTGTGCAGGCGATGTCTGTCACTTTGTAACCTGATGGTGTTGCCTGGGTGATGGTGGTCGCCTGGCCGATGGCGTTGAGTGTCAATGTGCCGCTGTTGACCGGTGTGCCCGATTGGGTCGTGGTATTACTGACAGCCGCCATGCCATTTGTGCCAGTATAGGGGAAGGTGCCCGCACCGCCGATGCTGGTGGTCTGCAGCACGACTGTTGGCAACTTGCTATGGGTGAAGGTACAGGCAATGGCGGAACCAGCCTGGGTTGCAGCCGCATCCAGTGTGACGGACCCCGCTGCCAGATTGGCGGTGGCGGTGCCGCCCGCACCCAGGCCGGTACAGTTGATATCAGTCACAGCAAAGCCTGGTGTGGCTGGGGTGTGAGTCAATGTGGTGGCCGTGCCGGAGTTGGTCAATGTGAAGGGTGTGCCGGTGACGACTGTGCCTGGGGAGGCGGTGGTCAATTGGTTCCCGCCAAAGCCGTTGTCGCCTGAATAAGTAAAAGCCCCCGTGCCATGTTGGCTGATGGCCGAGGTGCGGAGGGTGGTGGGCGGTAAGCACCATGAAAACTGATTGATGCCCGTGGCTTGGCTGTCAATGGCTGCATACAGCGGGCCGTTCTGGTAATGCACTGTTGCATTGGTAATGCCGGATTGCGCGAAGTCGACCTGGACGTTGCACGCCGAGGAGGTGGGTGTGCAAACCAGTGCATTGCCACCAGGCCCTGGAAATGGGCCTGGATCAAGTGCTTGGACACTGCCATCGACAAGGTTGGTCAATATCTGCGTCGGGTCATTCGGTATGATGGCGGTTGGACGGATCACATTGCCGTTATTGGCCCTGAATATGACCGAATCAACATAGGCCGCGCTGACTGTTCGGAAGGAATCGATGTCCACCGCCGTGAAAGACAACTTGTTGACCGGGCGGTTGAACAGCAGGTTGAAGTCAACGATGGGTTGGTTGATCGGGGCATTGTAAGCGATGACCACCAATGAGTTCGGTAGGTTTCCATTGCGCTCCAGCCTGGGGTAGGGGGCGAAAATGGATGGCCATTTCTTATCGATGGAGACGGTGAAGGTGGTGGTGTTGCCGCCGGTGGTGACGGGGTATGACACAGGCCCATAGCTGTTGGCAGCCCAAGATCCGCTTGGAAACGAAAACGTCTGGGCTGCTTCACCGACATCACAGGTGAGCGCTGCGTAGGCTGATGTGGTCACCAGCAGCCAGACAAGTGGGCCGCCGATTTTGATCCAATGGCGAGGCTTGGAGATCTGCTTGCGCAAGCGTACTGCCCACTGCATGTCAGTGTAACTGAAAATGTTGCAGCATTTCTCTGAAACAGTAGCGAAGGGCATCATGCTTACAATCTACCTTCCATCAACATGGAATCAAAATTATATTCTTTTTTTGTAATGTCTTGTAAACCGACTGCGAAAAAGCGGGTATCAATATCGAATATTGATAGCATGCTTTGATGTGTGTCTTAATCACTTCTTGCGCTGGCTGGCGGCGCGTTGCCAACGGTTTTTGAGCACTTGATTATTCATTTTTCATGATAAGGTGAGCGGCAGATCACAATCAAGTAATCCGCTTGATTTGATGTAATGCATGAATATGCAATTTGCATTGTGAATGTGCGTCATCGAATCTGTTTTCACTGGTTCTCTGGGGTTTGAGAGTTGATAAATCGGTGGTGTTTGAAAAAAATGAAGGTCATGGGCCTTCTGCCGCAATTTGTCGTTATGGTGATGCCACCAATTGGCGGTACAATCCAGCCCGGCTGAGGTAATCGAAATGGTTGACCAGATCAGGATCATGCAGTCATCTTGATCGGTCAGGCCAACCTGTCGTATCCCGAATCAGCCACAGCAGCTGTCGTCGCGTTTTGGTCACATTCTCTCTCTGGATTTCATGATGCTTCGCAACCAAAAAAGCCAGTCGCTGTCTGTCCGGGCCATGCGACACATGGCGATCCGCATCGCCCTGGTCACGGTCGTCATCACCGCCATCAGCTACACCTATACCTATCTCAGCTATCAGCGCGAGGCACTGACCTATCTCGAAAAGTACGTGACTGTGCGTAGCGAGCTGGAAAGCCAGCCCTTCATCAATGCAGAGGCCAATACGCGACTGATGCGCGATGAATTCGTCCGGCGTTTTCAATCACCGACGGACTTCGATGCTGACAAGCGCTTTGGCGAGCTGATGAAGCAGGATGCCGACGGGCTATGGCGTGTCCGGGTCGAGAAGGATGATTTTGAACACAAAGCCACGGTGGCGATTCTGCCGCGTGTGTCGCTGAGTACGGAATTCAAGCGCAAGGTGTTGGTGGCTTATGATGTGGCCAGTGAGCTGGGGCCAGCGTTCCGGAACCAGTTCTATGATGCATTCGTGGACATCAATGTGTCGGACGCCACGGTGATGTTCCTGCCTGACACCAACTATGCACGTGGCGGCTCGGTCGAGGTGTTTGAAGAAGATCTGGAAACCGAGGTGGGCGCCACGCCCAAGGCCAACCCGGAGCGGAAGACCTTCTGGACGGGTGTGTATTTCGATGCGCCAGCCAAACAGTGGATGGTGTCGGTGGTCACGCCCATCGACGTGCAGGGGCGATACGTGGGTGGGGCGGGGCAGGATGTGTTGATCGATCAGCTGATCGAACGGGCCAACCGGATCAGTGTGCCGGGCACCTACAATATGATCGTCAGTCGCAACGGCATGCTGATCGCTCACCCGGACAAGATGCGGGAGATCGAGAAGGTCAACGGCAAATACAATATCGGTGCCAGCAAGGACAACCAGCTGGTGGATTTCTACCGGGCAGCATTGCAGGCCACGGTGCGTAACCCGTTTGTCGAGAGCACCGATGGCCGATACTGGCTCTCTGTCTCGTCTATCAAAGGTGCAGACTGGTTGTTTGTCACGGTGTTCCCCAAAGCGCTGATCCAGCGCAAGGCGATGGAGTCTGCCAGCATTGTCATCGTATTCGGATTGATGGCCTTGTTGATTGAAGTGATCTTGATTGGCTGGGTGCTGCGCGAGCAGGTGACCAATCCGTTGCAAGGCTTGTTGATTGCGATCCGCGCCTTGGCGAGAGGGGATGCCGAGGTCAAGACCCATTCCGATCGCAACGATGAAATTGGCCAACTCGCCCGCGAGTTCGACGAAATGGCCGATGCGGTCGCCAAGCATCGTACCCGGCTGGAAGAATTGGTGCAGGAGCGTACAGCCGCGCTGGAGCAAGCCAATCAATCCTTGTCTGATCAAAACTATCAGCTGGAATACCTGAATCGCGAGAAGAACGAGTTCATGGGCATTGCCGCACATGACCTACAGAGCCCGATCAATGGCATCAAAGGGCTGGCCAACCATACCATCGAGAACCTGGATCGTTATCCGAAGGAAAAGGTACTGGAAAAGCTGAGCGGTATCCAGAATATCGCTGGCAAGATGTCCCATCTGATCACCAATCTGCTGGACATCAACTCGCTGGAGTCCGACACCTATCATCTGTTGTTGGAAAACCTGACTGTACGCCCGATGGTGGAGCACGTTGTCGAGCTGTACGCCGCCGAGGCGGAAGAAAAAGGCATCACCGTGCAGCTGCAGGTAGAGGACGGCCTGTATGTGCATGTTGACCAGCTGGCCTTCACCCAGATCGTCGATAACCTGCTGTCCAACGCGGTCAAATACTCCCCAGCGCAAACCACGGTGCAGATCCGTGCGCGTCGGGACGTGCAATGGGTGCGGCTGGAGGTGCATGACCAGGGGCCAGGCATTGCCGCACACGAGATGCCACGGCTGTTCCAGAAATTCGCCCGACTATCGGCCAAGCCTACCGGTGATGAGCAATCCATCGGTCTCGGACTGAGTATCGTGAAGCGGCTGACCGAAATGATGCGCGGTGAAGTCTACTGCGAGAGCAAGCTGGGGCATGGTGCGTGCTTCGTGGTCAAACTGCCAGTGGCGGAGCACATATGATCCGCCTCGCACGTCAAGACGATCTGGCCGGCATCCTCGCGCTCTATCGCGCCTTGCACCCTACCGATACATCATTGAACGCCACCGAGGCCCGTGCCGATGATTGGGCGCGGGTTCTGGCCTGCCCGATGGTGCGGGTGGTGGTGGCCGAGGCTGAAACTGACCATTGTCTGGCCGCCACCTGCACGCTGACCATGGTTCCCAACATCACCCGCCAGGGGCGTAGCTACGGTCTGATCGAGCATGTCATCACCCTGCCAGCCTGCCGGCGGCAAGGCCACGCACGGCAAGTCTTGCAATATGCGCTGGCCCAGGCCTGGGCAGCAGGCTGCTATAAAGTCATGCTGCTGTCCGGCACCCAGCGCGCCGATGCGCACGCGTTGTACGAATCGGTTGGCTTCACCGGCGGCCAGGAAGCCGCATTCGTCGCCCGTCCACCCTCGCCAGCCCTGGCTTGATACCTGATCATGGTACACCGCATCGGTATGACGATGCATGGTAGACTGTCATTATTTACAACCCTATGTATGGCGTCACGGCTGGTTGATCAGCTCGTGTGGGTTGGCACATCATTTCGCAGAGGACTCAAATCGTGGTGGTGACTTTTCCAGACAGCCCTTACCGACTGCATCAACCCTTTCCCCCTGCGGGTGATCAACCCACCGCCATCAATGAGCTGGTCGAGGGCATCAATGATGGCTTGATGTATCAGACGCTGCTGGGGGTGACCGGCTCAGGCAAGACCTATACCATGGCCAATGTGATTGCGCGGACAGGCCGCCCCGCCATTGTCATGGCCCCCAACAAGACCCTTGCCGCACAGCTGTACGCGGAATTCCGCGAATTCTTCCCAGAGAATGCGGTCGAGTATTTCGTGTCGTATTACGACTACTACCAGCCAGAAGCCTATGTGCCGAGCCGTGATCTCTTCATCGAAAAAGATTCACAGATCAACGAACACATCGAGCAGATGCGGCTGTCCGCCACCAAAGCGCTGCTGGAGCGGCCTGACTGCATCATCGTCGCCACCGTGTCCGCCATCTATGGTATCGGTGACCCGGTCGATTACCACGCGATGATCCTGCATCTGTGCGAAGGCGAGAAACGCCCTCAGCGAGACATCATCACCCGGCTGATCACCATGCAATACGAGCGCAATGAGCTCGAATTCAAGCGTGGCGTGTTTCGGGTGCGTGGAGATGTCATCGATATCTTCCCTGCGGAAAACGCCGAGCTGGCGTTGCGGATCTCTCTGTTTGATGACGAAATCGAATCCTTGGCGCTGTTCGACCCGCTGACAGGCCATATCAAGCAACGGGTAGGACGCTTCACCGTATTCCCCTCCAGCCACTATGTCACGCCCCGCGCCACCGTGCTGCGGGCGATTGAAACCATCAAGGAAGAGCTGTCCCAACGGCTGGACTACTATCGACGTGAAGACAAACTGGTCGAAGCGCAACGACTGGAGCAACGTACCCGCTTCGATCTGGAAATGCTCAACGAAATGGGCTTCTGCAAAGGCATCGAAAACTACTCCCGACACTTTTCCGGTCGCGGCATCGGGGAGCCGCCCCCCACCTTGATCGACTACCTGCCCGGCAACAGCCTGATGATCATCGATGAATCGCATGTCACCATTCCCCAGGTTGGTGGTATGTATCGTGGCGACCGCGCCAGAAAGCAGAATCTGGTCGATTACGGCTTTCGCCTACCCTCTGCCATGGACAACCGTCCCTTGAAATTCGAGGAATTCGAAACCCTGATGCCGCAAACCGTATTCGTGTCGGCCACCCCGGCAGAATACGAGGCCACCCACCAAGGACATGTGGCCGAGCAAGTGGTGCGCCCCACCGGCCTGGTTGACCCGGTCATCCATATCCGGCCCGTGACAACCCAGGTGGACGACCTGCTGTCCGAGATCAACGAGCGTGTCAAAGTGGGTGAGCGGGTGCTGGTGACCACCCTGACCAAGCGCATGGCGGAAGACCTGACTGATTACTTCAACGAGCACGGCGTCAAAGTGCGCTATCTGCACTCCGATATCGACACGGTCGAGCGGGTCGAGATCATCCGTGACCTGCGCCTGGGCGAATTCGACGTACTGATCGGCATCAACCTGCTTCGCGAGGGGCTGGATATCCCCGAAGTGTCCTTGGTCGCCATTCTGGATGCAGACAAAGAAGGCTTCCTGCGCAGTGAGCGCAGCCTGATCCAGACCATAGGCCGCGCCGCCCGCCACCTGAATGGCACGGCCATCCTGTATGCCGACGTGATCACCAAATCCATGCGTCGCGCCATCGACGAAACCGAGCGCCGCCGCGCCAAGCAGGTGGCCTTCAACGAGGCCAACGGCATCGTCCCGAGAAGCGTGCACAAGCGTATCAAAGACATCATCGATGGCGTCTACAACCCCGAAGAAGCCACCGCCAAGCTCAAAGCTGCCCAGAAACAGGCTGGCTATCACCACCTCAGCGAGAAGGAACTATCGAAGGAAATCAAGCGGGTGGAGAAAGAGATGCTGGATGCCGCGAAAAATCTGGAATTCGAAAAAGCAGCGGAATTGCGGGATCAATTGAAGGCGTTGAAGGAGATGTTGTTTGGGCCGGAGGGATGATTGAAGTTTTTGATGTAATACCTCAGATGGTGTAGGGTGTGTATGCTCTTGATCGTTACCAGGTTTGTTTGTAGTGTATTTTTTGTCAATATGAATAATTTGAATGCTGTGGATTTTTTAATGAAATTTCGTATATATACATTGTTTATATTTTTTGTGCTTGGCGTATCTGGAGGTGCATTTGCTGGTGGGACGGCAACTTGTGCTGTTGTTTATGACTACGGTTGGGATAATACTACGACCCATTGGTTAACAAATCCAGTTAGAGCTTATTGTGCGGTAGAAGATATCGGTAAGATTTGTGATATTCATGTTAGTCAGAATATAAATTGTACAAAGTCTGATGAAGGTGGTGTGCCTTGGTATCAGGCTGCGATTGACTATGCCGCAAATAAAAATGGAAGTGGGGCTTTGGTCGAGCCTGGTAGAAGGCAATATCCTGTGGTTGCTTTGACAAGAGGCGTGGTGAATGTCAAATATCCTATCGAGGCAGATTGGCCTCTGGGGAAAATTGGTATTCATTTGCAGGGGGGAGTTCAGCTTATAGGGGTGCCTGCACAATTTGGAACCACATTAGTCAAGCTTGATAAAAGTTGGAATAGAAATGATCTGTTGAATCACATGATAGTTTCCAGTGCTTCCAGGGTTGGTGATGTTCTCAATCCTGGGAGAAAAATTAATTCTGTTGTGATTGATAGTATTGCAATATCTGGATCTCTGGAGGATGCCATTCCAGGTTGCAAGGTATTTGATGATAGGCACTCCCACGTAAAAAATGGGGTGTTTGTTTTTAATGCAGAGGCTGATCAGTTTGGGTTAAGCCTTAATGTTACAAATTTAATTTTACAGCAGTTGAAGGGTAATGCTATCGAACTTGGCTTTTATAGTCCATTTGTTGATTCTGGTAAGGCAAGTTGCACAAATGATATGCTGTGTAAGCAAGGTCTGATATTAGATGTCAGCGGTAAGGGGGGCAGTGATCCCGCTTACGTGGCGTACAATAATATATGCGGTGTCGGCTATGGTGGAATTACCATTATTGGGAAAAATGTTAAGGTGGAAGGAAATTCTATATTGCATGTTGCT is drawn from Chitinivorax tropicus and contains these coding sequences:
- a CDS encoding prealbumin-like fold domain-containing protein; amino-acid sequence: MQWAVRLRKQISKPRHWIKIGGPLVWLLVTTSAYAALTCDVGEAAQTFSFPSGSWAANSYGPVSYPVTTGGNTTTFTVSIDKKWPSIFAPYPRLERNGNLPNSLVVIAYNAPINQPIVDFNLLFNRPVNKLSFTAVDIDSFRTVSAAYVDSVIFRANNGNVIRPTAIIPNDPTQILTNLVDGSVQALDPGPFPGPGGNALVCTPTSSACNVQVDFAQSGITNATVHYQNGPLYAAIDSQATGINQFSWCLPPTTLRTSAISQHGTGAFTYSGDNGFGGNQLTTASPGTVVTGTPFTLTNSGTATTLTHTPATPGFAVTDINCTGLGAGGTATANLAAGSVTLDAAATQAGSAIACTFTHSKLPTVVLQTTSIGGAGTFPYTGTNGMAAVSNTTTQSGTPVNSGTLTLNAIGQATTITQATPSGYKVTDIACTGLGTGGTATPDLNGGKVVLDATATVSGAAIACTFTNTKVPTVTIQTISLGGTNRFAYTGTNGLADLTNATTASAVPVSSSPQMLSTIGASTTIKQTVPTDYRLTDISCTGMGTGGKATPDLANGSVTLDAAATAGGAAIACTFTNAQAGPPTLRVTKTGPVTMTAGATASYQLTLTNVGGTSTNGLVALTDTLPTGLRFTGQETGSPLSCTANGQVVTCTGTPQLAAGDTLSIRYTVKADSTLSGNITNTVVATSTGGDPRTADCDNPAPNVGSHNVSKDNLCAKTTAAVPGGNPSVTKALGSVNGNPVPANYQIKPGDTLTYQINVTETTGQGAVSTVLTETTPAGSRYIGTQEGWSGGCAASGGSCTQQVTAPAGQTLVKTFTVQVPNPLNAVQTQLTNVVTTSAGTCASCTVTTPVAKPELTVLNRAGTPSHAGGKVFDIPYRLVIANTGNVTAARVQLNDNFTSTFAAALPANGGGGIQLRPGSLAVTNGSQTDACQGNAVYDGLADSALLSGAFDLQPGQSCNIGLVIRIDFGMNPVPTEPLLSSAQGTAIAAGGGINRQGYQFTTDGRPQTPPATLTAEASSIDVVPVPGFPAGQIPPVPLLVPAHTDPPSPTPVTLTSTTLGLSIIKQASVKQAEVGDTVSYTVTIRNHGLFPLQRAIVEDRLPAGFSYLDGTARLQLKGRAGKALADPSGKPGTQLVFSIGTLPQQSEVTLSYRVRVGILATRGDGINRAMACTGDRQRCSDEARARVTVNAGVFGDQACLAGKVFVDCNHNHIQDEEELGIPGVRLYLENGTYFVTDSEGKYSFCGLTPQSHVIKIDGSTLPKKSYLTTTSNRNLGDANSLWLDARYGELLRADFAEGSCSNTVLEQVKARRSQGEISSTETEGAGRLSLRPKAPTYPQQGTERADQPLVAPRKQVAPQGDNHAR
- a CDS encoding sensor histidine kinase, with translation MLRNQKSQSLSVRAMRHMAIRIALVTVVITAISYTYTYLSYQREALTYLEKYVTVRSELESQPFINAEANTRLMRDEFVRRFQSPTDFDADKRFGELMKQDADGLWRVRVEKDDFEHKATVAILPRVSLSTEFKRKVLVAYDVASELGPAFRNQFYDAFVDINVSDATVMFLPDTNYARGGSVEVFEEDLETEVGATPKANPERKTFWTGVYFDAPAKQWMVSVVTPIDVQGRYVGGAGQDVLIDQLIERANRISVPGTYNMIVSRNGMLIAHPDKMREIEKVNGKYNIGASKDNQLVDFYRAALQATVRNPFVESTDGRYWLSVSSIKGADWLFVTVFPKALIQRKAMESASIVIVFGLMALLIEVILIGWVLREQVTNPLQGLLIAIRALARGDAEVKTHSDRNDEIGQLAREFDEMADAVAKHRTRLEELVQERTAALEQANQSLSDQNYQLEYLNREKNEFMGIAAHDLQSPINGIKGLANHTIENLDRYPKEKVLEKLSGIQNIAGKMSHLITNLLDINSLESDTYHLLLENLTVRPMVEHVVELYAAEAEEKGITVQLQVEDGLYVHVDQLAFTQIVDNLLSNAVKYSPAQTTVQIRARRDVQWVRLEVHDQGPGIAAHEMPRLFQKFARLSAKPTGDEQSIGLGLSIVKRLTEMMRGEVYCESKLGHGACFVVKLPVAEHI
- a CDS encoding GNAT family N-acetyltransferase, encoding MIRLARQDDLAGILALYRALHPTDTSLNATEARADDWARVLACPMVRVVVAEAETDHCLAATCTLTMVPNITRQGRSYGLIEHVITLPACRRQGHARQVLQYALAQAWAAGCYKVMLLSGTQRADAHALYESVGFTGGQEAAFVARPPSPALA
- the uvrB gene encoding excinuclease ABC subunit UvrB; its protein translation is MVVTFPDSPYRLHQPFPPAGDQPTAINELVEGINDGLMYQTLLGVTGSGKTYTMANVIARTGRPAIVMAPNKTLAAQLYAEFREFFPENAVEYFVSYYDYYQPEAYVPSRDLFIEKDSQINEHIEQMRLSATKALLERPDCIIVATVSAIYGIGDPVDYHAMILHLCEGEKRPQRDIITRLITMQYERNELEFKRGVFRVRGDVIDIFPAENAELALRISLFDDEIESLALFDPLTGHIKQRVGRFTVFPSSHYVTPRATVLRAIETIKEELSQRLDYYRREDKLVEAQRLEQRTRFDLEMLNEMGFCKGIENYSRHFSGRGIGEPPPTLIDYLPGNSLMIIDESHVTIPQVGGMYRGDRARKQNLVDYGFRLPSAMDNRPLKFEEFETLMPQTVFVSATPAEYEATHQGHVAEQVVRPTGLVDPVIHIRPVTTQVDDLLSEINERVKVGERVLVTTLTKRMAEDLTDYFNEHGVKVRYLHSDIDTVERVEIIRDLRLGEFDVLIGINLLREGLDIPEVSLVAILDADKEGFLRSERSLIQTIGRAARHLNGTAILYADVITKSMRRAIDETERRRAKQVAFNEANGIVPRSVHKRIKDIIDGVYNPEEATAKLKAAQKQAGYHHLSEKELSKEIKRVEKEMLDAAKNLEFEKAAELRDQLKALKEMLFGPEG